The Zea mays cultivar B73 chromosome 7, Zm-B73-REFERENCE-NAM-5.0, whole genome shotgun sequence DNA segment GACAATGAGCGCGAGCGCGGGGTGACCAAGGGGCTGGAAGGTGGGACCCAGGCGTAAGTGAGCGCCTGCGGTGGACGTGTGGGCTGCGGGCTGTGGAAGCGGAAGTGGGCCGAATTAGGTTACCGAGGCCCAAATAGCCTTttatttccttttcctttttctatttattcttttcttgttttcttttgttcttaactattttgaattcaaatttgaattttgaatacaAATTTCAACATTGTGTCAAGTGTACAAATTCAAGCTTTGAGTGGATGaccaatatatttttatttacttatttttatcccCAAAATTCTTATTTTCCTCTCTTTTTCTAGATTCTacaatttcttttaggatttaattttccctttttggtctttaatattttcttgttacaaaatgcacaccacaaataaaatattcagcatgatgcaaggatttagtagcatacctttttattaattgttcttggacatggtgttcacatgtgatgatgcacacaggttaaacccacataaggagaaattgtttcctctattggcattctttctagcaaattacaaagtgggtgctacaaatcctaccccccttaaaaaataatctcgtcctcgagatttaagaagatctagggaaaaggtggggaaaatctatgcgaagctcttcttctctttcccaagttgcttcatcttcaccgtggtggctccattgcactttgcacatctttataactttattcctcgtaactcgagtcaaagtatccaaaatcttgatgggatactcagcataagtcaaatcctcttgaacactaaggtcttccattggtaactgttcctcaggtaccctgaggcatttcttcagctgagatacatgaaagacatcatgaacatccgcgagatgatccggtaactccaattgatatgcaacctctcccactcgctttaagattaagaagggtccaataaagcgaggggacaactttcctttgactttgaatcttctcataccccggagtggtgacaccctcaaatagacataatctccctctttaaactcaagcagtcttctccgggtatcagcataacttttctgtctggattgtgcagttctcaaattctcccttatttgctgaacttgttcctctgcttcttgtataatctcaggtccaaacaactgcctttcaccagtttgattccaatacaagggagtcctgcactttctgccatacaaagcctcaaacggtgacatcttcaaactggcctgatagctattattatatgagaactccgcatatggtaggctcttatcccaactcccaccatgtttaagagcacaagctcttaacatatcttccagtacttggttagtcctctcagtctgcccatcagtctggggatggtaagccgaactaaaattcaatctcgtatccaatgactcgtgcaactGCTTCCAAaatcgagaggtaaactgtgatcctcgatctgacacaatcttctttggcacaccatgcaggcatacaatccgtgccatgtacaactccgcCAACTTAGCTCCTGAAtaagtggtcttcactggaataaagtgggctactttagttagcctgtccacaatcacccatatagaatcatatccagcagacgtgcggggtaatccaacaatgaagtccatgccaatctcttcccatttccactcaggtatcttcagtgggtgcaatagtccggctggcctctggtgttcagccttaactctttgacacacatcacacttagccacatgagcagccacatctctcttcaatcataccaccaatacttttacttcaaatcctgatacatcttggtgctaccaggatgaatagaataatccgaatcatgggcctccttcaatatagcctcacgaaggctatcaatctcaggaactcagatccgattcttgaaccatatcgtgccttgctcatcctccgtgaattctggacctctacctttagTAATAAGATTCTTAATCGCTTATCTTTTAGCATCactaatttgtcctttgcggatttcttgctccaaagtaggttccacatcaatagtaactccttcagtgtgagcaactatccccaggttaagtctcatgaaatcctcaacaatctcatcgggtagctggcaaCAAcaactgaatgaacatgctcctttcgactcaaggcatctgtaaccaaatttgccttgcctgggtgatagtgaatctccaaatcatattctttaataagctccaaccaacggcgttgcccgaGGTTAagatccttttgagtgaatatacacttcaaactcttatgatccgtgcatACTTGACACTtgtttcccataatataatgtctccaaatcttaagcgcatgctcaACGACGGCCAGTTCCAAGtcgtgagtggggtagttcaattcatgtttgcgtaactgacgacatgcataggcaatcacatgtccatcTTGCATGAGCacgcatcccaatccttggccacatgcatcacaataaatgtcaaatcccttctgcagatctggcataatcaatactggcggtgacatcaatctctcctttaattgatcaaagctcttttggcatttctcatcccacttgaattctcttcctttctccaaaagcgaggtaataggcttggcaatcttagagaatccttccataaatctccaataatatcctgcaagtcccaagaaactccggacttcagtaactgtagtgggtacgcttcacaccactatctccttaaccttagtaggattcactgaaattcctccattagaaatgatatgatcaagaaatggcaccttgccaatccaaaactcgcatttactgtacttggcgtagagttgattatcttgtagcttctatagcaccaatctcagatgttcctcatgatcactatcactcttggaataaataaaaatatcgtcgatcaaaaccacgacgaatctgaccagatcatgaacaccttatccttcagatccataaaatagctggtgcattagttagtccaaatgacataacgatgaactcatataatccatatcgggtcgagaaagccgtcttggggatatccgatggtctaatcttcatttggtgataacccggtcagagatcaatcttcgagaataccctagcatctctcatccgatcaaataaatcctcaatgcggggtaatggatacttgttcttcacagtgacatcattaagggacctttaatccacacacatcccttgcaatccatctttcttctgtacaaacaaaactgatgctctccaaggtgaagactcggacgaatgtacccagcctcttgcaactccgttaactgtttcttaagttcctttaattcTTCTACGAACATCATGTATGGTCGTTTGAAAGTAGGGACAgcccaggtaagggatcaatgacaaactcaacttccctatatggtggcatccctggtaactcttctgggaagacatccgaaaaatctctaaccacatggatgttgacaccaacaaacttcccatctactaagaatgtcgctagtctgatggtggtagttactgcaacctcaacttcgaatctttctcctttggaactggtgagttctacgggtcccttagcacagtgtatatactacctttgcctttcttagccatggcataccaaggatcaggtctatagtgctctcttctaacactataggggtagcccatctaggttagaaatacagggtaagaaaggaagaattgtagacaaggcaagtaattacgagaaatgttactgcgggggatttattaactaagtagattagtgtgtcacctactaaagttaattcattaccttatggtggtacatgctaagatgcccaactataatgtttcaatcaatcaaagaagcaaatcagacattattcatcagcacaatcaaacaacatttttaaagaaaatagttttaaattttgtcttgggttcctatctcttaaaaagatcatagtggtaggattccatggtgtgaaatccatcttgtcttaggatagaggaggtaagaatgatcagagtagaacagtagaaggtgaaacaggatcaagataagtgtagaaagaatcagagtaaggtaagtgtagaatgaatcagaagaaggtaagtaggtaagggttttgtccgtttctatctaggtttcgtcctacagtcaacatttcctctgataccacttctgtaacacccggttttaaaggacaaagccgggtgcacctcatacatgcgccaagaagacaacatatataataacagagtgtatagagataaatgtcataaatcatcagagtatttattacatagcggaagtcttattacaaaataaagataaatataaaacgaactaaggatcgtcggcgccaatgtcgactgagaaacgccacctagatcagatcgaactcctcagtgttaggcggctcctcttcgaccacctgatcttctcctgtgggggggtgtgagacagcaagagtgagctcacatacgttcatagctcaacaagtcgtggggaataatgtggcatgaactcaccaaaggtgggagttcatgtagtgtaaggctgatcaatgaaataaaggctgaagctgagcattgcttttataagttggtcaaaattttattagcaattactaggtgtaagtaaataccaaaccttaataataataaagaacagtaatagtaaaataatcccaaatgcgatgcaaatgtcaaattgaatttaagttccatatttaatcatgtgagggtccgagccgctcttgaccgtgagcacggctagtatactagttttacactctgcagaggttgcgcatctttacccacaagtcgtgtatcccatgtcgcctgggtttgcaaggcccttagacactaccgaggtgaatggctagggatccactacgaggcctttacaaagttccactagcttccgaaaacccgctacagtttatgggaagatccagtaaagggttcctggctgatagccatcgcagcaaaatcaaccagggacctccccgcactgacctctcccctactgcccttgcccctttcgggtaaggtagtcttccactagctttcctaattagtcagccaagggcgtcccattatacccttgtggtagcactgttttcccgggtggtcgctccatgttcccattaatttaatgatcttaacatgaacaataataataacaagttaataacagaataatcatgaatagtgtatctccatacccaatccacataaagcaatagcaggtactacccaaaaatatttcaggggtgaacaaggtatagaggtaatcaaaactggggtaacataaaggctcccatcaaaattatcctatgcagatcattaaaattaataagaacatggctgggaaagtaagtgatcaagggcacaacttgccttcaatgagctcctgctcagctacttctacttgttgaacctcagattccacagtagcttgctcgtctactcgcatcaacacaatacatacatagtataacataaatcaacatcacaccaaacatgtaaataaaatatacagtaaaaatctacacattaaaatgggatcataggaactggaaccaTTAATTTTggggttatagatttcaagttatgaatttcctaagatttaatgtgcttgaactaggatcaaatgataaattatttttcttactattttcgtgacaaaacagagacactaaatgatagagaatattattacaaaattttagaaattggaatggttcaatttggagctaaaatgaattagatatgaattttccaagttctagcaattgtttttgtattaaaaatgaatttctaatattatttctctatttttaatcatctctggactgggcgtgtATTAAACAGAAAtgcaggggtctcggtgtaaagCTCTGCAGACACAGAGAACCGTGGAGGTGGTTGGCGGGTTGGTTTCACTGAAACCCGAGGGCTCTTAAGGAAAAGTGCACCACGAAGGGGTATCCAGCGATCTAGGCTGCACGATCATATCCCTACGGCTAAGATTACATCGTTCCAGCGCCTAAAGCCGCGTCACTCCGAGCCGTTGGATCCACGATCCAAGGCCGAGCACACGCCACGCGCCTGTTCAGATCCGCCCGATAGATCTACGATCAACGGCCCAGAAGACATCCATATACGACATGACCCCAACCGCATGATCCAAGATCAACGGTACCCATCTAACCACCGGACACACAAGTTGAGATCCCATCTCAACGGCCCAATCAATCACCTACGGCTCAGATCTTCTCCCCGAATCGACATGGCATGACCAAATCCCAGCCGTAAACTCCAAGATCTACGGTCGTGCACTCCTCTCTCTCACTCGCTCCTGACCACGGCGGCGACGCAAGTCCTCGCGGCGGAGCGCCATGGCCGGAATCCCCACCACAACCTACGGTGCCCGATTGCTAAGTATACCAGGTGCGAACTGAAATTGGGAAGAATGCGAACGTGGGGGAGGGACCCGTACCGTTAATCACGCAGTGCAGCGCCCTGTCCACGGAGATGCGCGGATCCGCGACGAAGACGGCGCCCCGGTGAGAAATTGCGCAGTTTCCACACAACGGTTGGTTCCGCAGCGGCGTCGATCACACTCCCTAGGGTGCGGCGAAGGTCGTTGGCCAACCGTGCGCCCTAATTGGCTTCACCGGCGAAGAACGTGTGCAGCAGCGACCGCCCCTCTTCTCGGTCCGCGGCGGCGCTCAAACAGGTGAAACAGGGCTAGGGCGCACACGCGGTCAGGTAAGGGAATGCGAGGATTTATCCTCAGGTGGCGCCATCGAGCGCAACAACCCCCACTTCCCCCGGCCGCGGTGAAATCGCGTTCGGTTCGCCCGCCATCCGCGCGAAGCTCGGACGAGCTGTTGACGACGCCCACCCTGACGTGCGGGTCCCGGAACTCAGTGGCATAGGCGAGTAAGTCGGATGCGCGTGGGAGCGGTGTGAACTGTCAAGCGGGCCCCGCATTCCAGTGAGACAATGAGCGCGAGCGCGGGGTGACCAAGGGGCTGGAAGGTGGGACCCAGGCGTAAGTGAGCGCCTGCGGTGGACGTGTGGGCTGCGGGCTGTGGAAGCGGAAGTGGGCCGAATTAGGTTACCGAGGCCCAAATAGCCTTttatttccttttcctttttctatttattcttttcttgttttcttttgttcttaactattttgaattcaaatttgaattttgaatacaAATTTCAACATTGTGTCAAGTGTACAAATTCAAGCTTTGAGTGGATGaccaatatatttttatttacttatttttatccccaaaattcttattttcttctctttttctagaTTCTacaatttcttttaggatttaattttccctttttggtctttaatattttcttgttacaaaatgcacaccacaaataaaatattcagcatgatgcaaggatttagtagcatacctttttattaattgttcttggacatggtgttcacatgtgatgatgcacacaggttaaacccacataaggagaaattgtttcctctattggcattctttctagcaaattacaaagtgggtgctaCACCTGAGGAAGTGAAACAAGCTAATTCTCCATTAAAGATCTAAAATTTCACTCAACCGGAGTGAAATCTCAGAACTCTTGTAGGAAATTCAATAGAGATAGAATGAGCTTAACATTGGCAAAATTCTCTTTCAAATTTGAAAGGGTTTTCTTCCATTCTTTCAGTACTCTTCTCAAGTTTTTAAACTTTATTTGCAGGAAGATTTTTAGTAGCATCTAGGTGTTGTCTTCCAATATGCCTGCCCAAATTGACATGTTGCATGAAGTCCTCACGTTTCAACCAATAGTTTTCAAAGATGAAAGTGTCTCTTTGAAATATGAGTAGTGATGTTACTCAGACATGGGACATGATCTGATATTTGCATCGTGAGAGTAGTGACATATGTATTAATACTTGTTAGGTGCCCCTATGTTGATATGATTTTCATTTATGCTCATTTAAGTATATAGAGCATAAAAGACAAAGACATATGTACTCTGTTTGATAAGTGGGTGTGATTGTGGATTTGGAGGCAAATGATTGTTTAATCCTTATTTGTGAATAGTTTTAGCTTTTTACCATTTAAATGTGGTGAGTAGGAAGTGGTGACACGCGACGATGGTGGGGAGTCCAACTGCCACTGGTTGAGGTAAAAAACCAATGAAGTCTCTCCAACAGAGGCGGCTACTTCTCGATTGTCCAAGTAAAACGTTTACCTTTTAAAAGGTAGCATCATTGAATATAAACATCTCTGAAAAAGTCAGCACCAGCTCTGTTTCTATCGTGTGGAGTACGGTATAGATTGAAGTCTCCAAGCACAAGCCAGTCAATGTGATCCGACATTTGAATCTTTCCCGAAGGCGTGCAGAGCGTATAAAGACAGTGTGACATGTACAATGATTTGATCAATCTCAAAAGGCTTAGATTGTCGGAAGCGCTCGTACAAACAAGTGTATACACCTACGGTGTTTCAGCATCCACTTTCtcagtcaaatttaaaattcaaaggtACATAAGGATTCAACGAATGGCAGGAAGTGCAGACCATGCATGCATACGGCCCAATTGTTCTGCCTAGTTTATTGACCCACACCCACCAACAAATAGACGGCACGAGCAAACAATTTCACACCACGCACAACGACGGCTGCTACATGACTCGATCGAACTACGCATCCAGGCTTCTAAGCAACGGTATCCATCTGGCTGCCCGCGACGTCGACGACGAAGCGGTACCTGACATCGTTCTTCTCCAGCCGCTCGATGGCGGTGTTGACGTAGTCCATCGGCACGACCTCGGTGTCAGCGGTGACGCCATGCTCCGCCGCGAAGTCCAGCATCGCCTGGCAGTCCGCGACACTCCCGACGCCGTTCCCGGCCACCCGCTTCCCGCCCGTGATGATGGCGTACGCCGGCAGCTCCAGCGGCGTGCTCGGCGCGCCGACCACCACCATCTGCCCCATGGGCTTCAGCAGCGCCAGCAGCGGCACGATCTGGTGCCCCGCCGAGACCGTGTCGATGATGCCGTCCATCGTGGCGGCTGCAGCCTGCGTCCAAACAAAGACAGTATGGCATCAGGTACCAGGTTTGGTTCACACTTCACAGGAGGATGTGGCCTTGGGCTATAGCTAGCTGTCAAGCTGTGTGTGTTTAGTTACCTTCATTTGCGAGGCGTCGTGGCTCACCAAGAACGCGTCGGCGCCAAGGCGTCCGAGCGCCTCCTCGCGCTTGGCAGGCGACGAGCTGATGACGGTGACCGTCATGCCGAACGCCTTCCCAAACTTGACGGCCAGATGGCCTAGGCCCCCGAGGCCGACGACGCCGAGGTGCTTGCCCGGCCCGTTGAGCGCGTACTGCACCATCGGGCTGTACACCGTGACTCCGGCGCAGAGCAGCGGCGCGGCGCCGTCCGGAGGCAGGCTCTCTGGCACCCGGACCACGAAGTCCTGGCTGACGACCAGCACGTCGGAGAAGCCCCCCTTGGTGGTCGCGCTCGCGCTCGCGCCGCCGTCGTGGTGGTGGTGGTCCACGCCGTTGGAGGAGAGTACGAGGTCGGGGCAGTAGTTCTCGTGCCCCGTGCTGCAGCTCTCGCAGGAGCGGCAGGAGTCGACGAAGTAGCCCACGCCCACCGTGTCCCCGGCCTTGAACTTGCTGACGCCATGGCCGACGTCCGTGACGACGCCGACGACCTCGTGCCTGCGTTGACACGTACGGCGCCGTAAGACGATTAGAAATCGATCTAGGCGTTAGATGATTAGGCTATGAGAAGTATGTGCAGTGTGGTACCCGGGGACGACAGGGTACATGGCATTGCCCCACTCGTTCTTGATGATGTGGAGGTCGGTGTGGCAGATGCCGCAGAAGAGCACCTTGATCGTCACGTCGTCGTCCCCCTGAACCCTGAAATCGATGCCAAGCAGAGCACGAAtgtcatggaatgtttctttctataTGGGGCTATGCGTTTAGGCCCTGTTCcaatctcgcgagataaactttagcagctttttttAGCTACATTTAGCTATTTGTAATCTAAACGGAAGAGCTAATGGTGGTAATtgaagctaaactttagcacttcaattcatatagctaaagtttagcagaaagctaaagtttatcccgtgagattgaaacgTGGATTATTTGATGCGCATGCATGGCTATTTATCACTATCTACTTCGAGCAGTGTCGTACAATTCTCCGTACGTACACAGCAAGTTTAGTCGTGGAAAGGGACGCAACGCAAGTCTATGTGTGTGAGAGACATCTATAGACCGACCTTCTTGAGAAGCTGTAAGGGGAGAGGAGGCCGGAGGCATCCCTGGCAGCCCACCCATGGGCCATCTTGCCGCCTTGCTCCATGGACACCGTAGCTTGATCTACCTTACTTGGCTTCTCCGTTCAGAAGAATGAAGCTCTGGGTGGTGGGCTGTTGGTAACTTCGGAGCACCGATTAAATAGGCGAACTGCGAGCACGGCGACGACGTCAGACGTTACGTATGTATCATTATTTACACCCATGTGTACCCGTAGATGTTGGGCACGGCGGGCAGGTGTGTGTGTAGTAAGAAGAGAAATAATATTGGACAGATTAAGACCTTAACAGCATAATTTAATTACCATTGATTTCTTTAATGCGTTCAGTGTTCCTTCCTGAGAAGTTTCTTACCAGAaccggtccaaaattttaaacttcatcactaccggaattcgcgcctttgccgagtgccggtggctttgccgagtgctttttatcgggcactcggcaaatccggctttgccgagtgccgcactcgacaacgtcctgcgctcggtaaagagctagtttaccgagtgtaggacactcggcacagccgagcactcggcaaagacttctttgccgagggtcaagcactcggcaaacatggctctcggcaaagggccgttagcggccgtctacaactgacggccgtcagtctttgccgagtgtcaaatatctggcgctcggcaaacatagtctttgccgagtgtcctctgtagacactcggcaaagcatattttaatttttttttattttggtcaccaaaatttttgtggtatgtttctacactatgtagacctacatgtaccattttgggacaattataacagttttttctatagctagtacatttagtttgtttatttgaatttcttcggaaaattcagatttgaactgcaggtcactcgaaacttggaaaaccgtgaatgcaaaaatgat contains these protein-coding regions:
- the LOC100272868 gene encoding Probable cinnamyl alcohol dehydrogenase 8D-like; this encodes MEQGGKMAHGWAARDASGLLSPYSFSRRVQGDDDVTIKVLFCGICHTDLHIIKNEWGNAMYPVVPGHEVVGVVTDVGHGVSKFKAGDTVGVGYFVDSCRSCESCSTGHENYCPDLVLSSNGVDHHHHDGGASASATTKGGFSDVLVVSQDFVVRVPESLPPDGAAPLLCAGVTVYSPMVQYALNGPGKHLGVVGLGGLGHLAVKFGKAFGMTVTVISSSPAKREEALGRLGADAFLVSHDASQMKAAAATMDGIIDTVSAGHQIVPLLALLKPMGQMVVVGAPSTPLELPAYAIITGGKRVAGNGVGSVADCQAMLDFAAEHGVTADTEVVPMDYVNTAIERLEKNDVRYRFVVDVAGSQMDTVA